Proteins encoded in a region of the Anopheles ziemanni chromosome 2, idAnoZiCoDA_A2_x.2, whole genome shotgun sequence genome:
- the LOC131281302 gene encoding CD63 antigen-like, translated as MASLGISCVRYLVFFFNFLFAISGLVVIVTGAIIQSNYYHYSNFVGDNFWTAPIVLIVIGSIIFVVACFGCCGAAKESPCMIITFSILLGLVFLAEIGIGIAGYYKHEELGGILEKGFNKTLDSYATDKGAQEAWNLVQSEMMCCGIMGPEDWEPIYKNDTVPRACCHRMPVGVNKCTREYASTEGCFSKLSSYLGAKSLILAGIGIGLAIVQLIAVLLACCLYSSFRRQYETV; from the exons ATCTCCGGCCTAGTCGTGATTGTTACGGGAGCCATCATTCAATCAAACTACTATCATTACTCGAACTTTGTCG GTGATAACTTCTGGACTGCCCCGATAGTGCTGATCGTGATCGGTTCCATCATCTTCGTGGTGGCATGTTTCGGATGTTGCGGTGCGGCAAAGGAAAGCCCATGCATGATCATCACG TTCTCCATCCTCCTGGGTCTGGTGTTTCTGGCTGAGATCGGCATCGGTATTGCCGGATACTACAAGCACGAGGAGCTGGGAGGAATTTTGGAGAAGGGCTTCAACAAGACGCTGGACAGCTACGCCACGGACAAGGGCGCCCAAGAGGCGTGGAATCTGGTGCAGTCGGAGATGATGTGCTGCGGTATCATGGGCCCAGAGGACTGGGAGCCAATCTATAAGAACGACACCGTGCCGCGCGCCTGCTGCCATCGGATGCCGGTCGGTGTGAACAAGTGCACCCGCGAGTACGCGTCGACCGAGGGCTGCTTCTCAAAGCTGTCCAGCTACCTCGGCGCAAAGTCGCTCATCCTGGCCGGCATCGGCATCGGATTGGCTATCGTACAG TTGATTGCAGTCCTGCTAGCTTGCTGCCTGTACAGTTCCTTCCGGCGCCAATACGAAACGGTCTAA